A stretch of Acropora muricata isolate sample 2 chromosome 7, ASM3666990v1, whole genome shotgun sequence DNA encodes these proteins:
- the LOC136922011 gene encoding cartilage intermediate layer protein 2-like isoform X2, which produces MMNSKQSLNYCVNEMVPLGTSREAVIYEITSKGEQPPADLDLVKFSAKPTRKTTVLLALFVIAVVVFAVFVGIFVSNHFKNKEKEGSKQDNVKLSLSVTLTSSLNNQTQQAASSSTLSSSNDLRAISACSTCNKMSPGDISTPATTLSSLSSIMQLVPNTENYVKITPSVKMTSTLRSQTLQKASTSTLTSSIETRTIISTCSTCNKMSTSREDISSPATTLSPLSSIMELVPNADAKWSRWSPWSDCSKTCGNGTRFRRRTCVSKNQPPFQSAPISCAGKPQQTGNCSQWKCPDCRKICLKGTLNSACDACVCDDHKLTGRVQTSNNAPIAGAKVALSETPYKALARTDDKGFFTALNVCADANQELLISAAGFVPMKLLATVSTSTTANVLAKLHKSVPPTVTVHPQSKMRFAGDALIFCCDGVGNPSPEIEWFKDNNIIDKSVYGYDKNLELSNVTGLEGKYQCRVVNDYGSEFSDIADLRVFSQRDPDSCNPTPSSKNATLPSGCYANGTTSNVIDVGQCQPAPCIGSHFAFSNKTCQDENFCCSVKEVSDVTVSCGSSLTFTVSKVSRCGCQKCQKPRSQINGLVVGRKGDTEKPIIYSNLRLPFEGFSYRTNQQGFFSFQVPTGKKRLSVVFSDSFRKEYADVTKVFHVEEGKTLFSKIVLKPKPSPKPFNSSQQFKVQLGKSENDTGFAEMVIPEDSLLRDDGTVFSGQANLRMDVVNTRSLSDMVAAPADFTAVDEDGEEQMLASYGMLSLDFEDDRGEKLSPFKPIKLYLDPEKLNISVDSNGNTTTKLWWLDSTTGRWIEGSNLRGVLKTSGRGKRAVTHFILETEIAADISRQGTFNVDVVENFGAVGIRAPVGSSIRILCEEPNSSPTRYTGYFEETVGVERTICITVWIDRRCYIQGESSDSGFLVPSTPDAFPASVSAEVISNRDLQGSATRSVSSFRFVVKTSGNGPVFPRHSAGLGRCRNEAGVRRFEFENPTSTSLDLVSTGRIDDIAQTLNWYPQGYACFIKILVRGTSTSIFLVRSYGPNKSRHYGDSAVSAQRVSSGNNAFVACAEIRCPGNVFYPTTGSFVSEWTHVHVTHLTGNCDFQRNYLTRQQNLDGNNTPCPSRSKRHSPGSETLLCVPLPDGNFDIDYVYTADKNVPIVGKNRCLNGNNGWQQGQRVVISENRPTVEFSCS; this is translated from the exons AAGATAACGTGAAGCTAAGTCTTTCTGTAACGTTGACCTCCAGTTTGAATAATCAGACTCAGCAGGCAGCTTCCTCGTCCACTTTGTCATCTTCGAATGATCTACGAGCAATTTCGGCCTGTAGCACTTGTAATAAGATGTCTCCTGGAGATATTAGCACACCAGCAACGACATTGTCCTCTCTCTCGTCAATCATGCAGCTTGTTCCAAACACAG AAAATTACGTGAAGATAACTCCTTCCGTAAAGATGACCTCCACTTTGAGAAGCCAAACTCTACAGAAAGCTTCCACATCTACATTGACATCTTCAATTGAGACACGAACTATTATCTCAACCTGCAGCACTTGCAATAAGATGTCAACGTCACGTGAAGATATAAGCTCACCAGCCACGACTTTGTCCCCTCTCTCGTCAATCATGGAGCTTGTTCCAAATGCAG aTGCAAAGTGGTCTCGTTGGAGTCCTTGGAGCGATTGCAGCAAAACTTGTGGCAACGGAACCCGCTTTCGCAGAAGAACATGTGTTTCAAAAAACCAGCCGCCATTTCAGTCAGCCCCCATTTCCTGTGCAGGAAAACCTCAACAAACAGGCAACTGTTCCCAGTGGAAATGTCCAG ATTGCAGAAAAATTTGCTTAAAAGGAACCCTGAATTCCGCTTGTGATGCCTGTGTGTGTGATGACCATAAACTCACTGGCCGCGTTCAAACTTCGAATAACGCGCCAATTGCAGGAGCCAAAGTTGCCTTGTCAGAGACACCGTACAAAGCTCTGGCGAGAACAGATGACAAAGGCTTTTTCACAGCGCTCAATGTTTGCGCGGATGCAAACCAAGAACTTCTCATTAGTGCCGCTGGTTTTGTTCCAATGAAATTGTTGGCAACTGTATCCACCTCAACTACAGCAAATGTACTCGCAAAACTCCACAAATCAG TACCCCCGACTGTAACTGTCCATCCACAGAGCAAGATGCGATTTGCTGGCGACGCCTTAATTTTTTGTTGTGACGGAGTAGGAAATCCCTCACCCGAAATCGAGTG GTTTAAGGACAACAACATTATTGATAAATCCGTCTATGGTTACGACAAGAACCTTGAGCTTAGTAACGTGACTGGTCTAGAGGGAAAATACCAATGCCGAGTGGTGAACGACTATGGATCAGAATTTTCTGACATTGCTGATTTGAGAGTTTTCA GTCAACGAGACCCAGACTCCTGCAACCCTACTCCCAGTAGTAAAAATGCAACACTTCCGAGCGGTTGTTATGCAAATGGAACAACGAGCAACGTCATCGATGTCGGCCAGTGCCAACCTGCCCCGTGCATTGGAAGTCACTTTGCTTTTTCAAATAAGACATGTCAAGATGAGAACTTTTGCTGCTCGGTTAAAGAAGTAAGCGACGTCACCGTAAGCTGTGGAAGCTCTCTCACATTTACAGTTTCCAAAGTATCTCGTTGTGGTTgtcaaaaatgtcaaaaacccAGATCACAAATTAATGGATTGGTAGTCGGTCGAAAGGGAGATACAGAAAAACCTATTATATACAGCAACTTAAGGCTTCCCTTTGAAGGCTTTTCATACAGAACAAATCAACAgggctttttctcttttcaagtGCCTActggaaaaaaaagattgtCTGTGGTATTCAGTGACTCTTTTCGCAAAGAATATGCAGATGTGACAAAGGTTTTTCATGTCGAAGAAGGTAAGACCTTGTTTTCTAAAATTGTTCTCAAACCAAAGCCTTCCCCCAAACCGTTCAACTCCTCTCAACAATTCAAAGTTCAGCTTGGTAAAAGTGAAAACGACACGGGGTTCGCCGAGATGGTAATTCCAGAAGATTCTTTGTTGAGGGATGATGGCACCGTTTTTTCTGGTCAAGCCAACTTAAGAATGGACGTCGTGAATACCCGAAGTTTGTCTGATATGGTAGCAGCCCCTGCAGATTTCACCGCAGTTGACGAGGATGGCGAGGAACAAATGTTGGCTAGCTACGGAATGCTTAGTTTAGACTTCGAAGACGACCGAGGTGAGAAGCTTTCTCCATTTAAGCCAATCAAACTGTATCTCGACCCTGAAAAGCTGAACATATCCGTTGATAGTAATGGAAATACCACAACAAAACTTTGGTGGCTGGATTCCACAACAGGCCGATGGATCGAAGGATCTAATTTGCGAGGTGTCCTGAAAACCTCTGGCAGAGGCAAACGAGCCGTTACACATTTCATACTCGAAACTGAAATTGCTGCAGATATCTCGAGGCAAGGAACGTTTAACGTTGACGTTGTGGAAAATTTCGGTGCGGTTGGAATAAGAGCTCCAGTGGGATCATCTATTAGAATACTGTGTGAAGAACCGAACTCAAGCCCTACAAGGTATACGGGATATTTCGAAGAAACTGTAGGTGTTGAACGCACCATCTGTATAACCGTGTGGATTGACAGACGGTGTTATATACAGGGAGAAAGTAGCGACTCAGGATTTTTGGTACCTTCAACTCCGGATGCTTTCCCTGCATCTGTTTCAGCGGAAGTCATTTCAAACCGAGACCTTCAAGGTTCAGCAACTCGCAGTGTGTCATCGTTTAGATTTGTAGTCAAGACGTCAGGTAATGGTCCAGTATTTCCTCGTCATAGCGCCGGTCTCGGAAGATGCAGAAATGAAGCCGGAGTCCGACGTTTTGAATTCGAAAACCCCACATCCACTAGTCTTGACCTAGTCTCAACTGGTCGCATCGATGACATTGCACAAACCCTTAACTGGTATCCTCAAGGCTATGCTTGTTTCATCAAAATACTGGTAAGAGGAACAAGCACTTCCATATTCCTCGTCAGAAGCTACGGTCCAAATAAATCGCGCCACTACGGAGACTCAGCTGTAAGCGCCCAGAGAGTATCTAGTGGTAATAATGCCTTTGTAGCCTGTGCTGAGATTCGATGTCCAGGAAACGTATTCTATCCAACTACAGGAAGTTTCGTTAGTGAATGGACTCACGTCCATGTTACTCATTTGACAGGAAATTGTGACTTTCAGAGAAACTATCTGACGCGCCAACAGAACCTTGATGGCAATAACACCCCATGTCCTTCTCGCTCTAAACGGCATTCACCAGGATCTGAAACGTTGCTCTGTGTTCCCCTGCCCGACGGAAACTTCGATATCGATTATGTATACACTGCTGACAAAAACGTTCCTATAGTTGGTAAGAATAGGTGCTTGAACGGGAACAACGGTTGGCAGCAAGGGCAACGTGTAGTAATCAGTGAAAACAGACCTACTGTTGAGTTTTCTTGCAG CTGA
- the LOC136922011 gene encoding cartilage intermediate layer protein 2-like isoform X4 — MMNSKQSLNYCVNEMVPLGTSREAVIYEITSKGEQPPADLDLVKFSAKPTRKTTVLLALFVIAVVVFAVFVGIFVSNHFKNKEKEGSKHNVKLSLSVTLTSSLNNQTQQAASSSTLSSSNDLRAISACSTCNKMSPGDISTPATTLSSLSSIMQLVPNTENYVKITPSVKMTSTLRSQTLQKASTSTLTSSIETRTIISTCSTCNKMSTSREDISSPATTLSPLSSIMELVPNADAKWSRWSPWSDCSKTCGNGTRFRRRTCVSKNQPPFQSAPISCAGKPQQTGNCSQWKCPDCRKICLKGTLNSACDACVCDDHKLTGRVQTSNNAPIAGAKVALSETPYKALARTDDKGFFTALNVCADANQELLISAAGFVPMKLLATVSTSTTANVLAKLHKSVPPTVTVHPQSKMRFAGDALIFCCDGVGNPSPEIEWFKDNNIIDKSVYGYDKNLELSNVTGLEGKYQCRVVNDYGSEFSDIADLRVFSQRDPDSCNPTPSSKNATLPSGCYANGTTSNVIDVGQCQPAPCIGSHFAFSNKTCQDENFCCSVKEVSDVTVSCGSSLTFTVSKVSRCGCQKCQKPRSQINGLVVGRKGDTEKPIIYSNLRLPFEGFSYRTNQQGFFSFQVPTGKKRLSVVFSDSFRKEYADVTKVFHVEEGKTLFSKIVLKPKPSPKPFNSSQQFKVQLGKSENDTGFAEMVIPEDSLLRDDGTVFSGQANLRMDVVNTRSLSDMVAAPADFTAVDEDGEEQMLASYGMLSLDFEDDRGEKLSPFKPIKLYLDPEKLNISVDSNGNTTTKLWWLDSTTGRWIEGSNLRGVLKTSGRGKRAVTHFILETEIAADISRQGTFNVDVVENFGAVGIRAPVGSSIRILCEEPNSSPTRYTGYFEETVGVERTICITVWIDRRCYIQGESSDSGFLVPSTPDAFPASVSAEVISNRDLQGSATRSVSSFRFVVKTSGNGPVFPRHSAGLGRCRNEAGVRRFEFENPTSTSLDLVSTGRIDDIAQTLNWYPQGYACFIKILVRGTSTSIFLVRSYGPNKSRHYGDSAVSAQRVSSGNNAFVACAEIRCPGNVFYPTTGSFVSEWTHVHVTHLTGNCDFQRNYLTRQQNLDGNNTPCPSRSKRHSPGSETLLCVPLPDGNFDIDYVYTADKNVPIVGKNRCLNGNNGWQQGQRVVISENRPTVEFSCS; from the exons ATAACGTGAAGCTAAGTCTTTCTGTAACGTTGACCTCCAGTTTGAATAATCAGACTCAGCAGGCAGCTTCCTCGTCCACTTTGTCATCTTCGAATGATCTACGAGCAATTTCGGCCTGTAGCACTTGTAATAAGATGTCTCCTGGAGATATTAGCACACCAGCAACGACATTGTCCTCTCTCTCGTCAATCATGCAGCTTGTTCCAAACACAG AAAATTACGTGAAGATAACTCCTTCCGTAAAGATGACCTCCACTTTGAGAAGCCAAACTCTACAGAAAGCTTCCACATCTACATTGACATCTTCAATTGAGACACGAACTATTATCTCAACCTGCAGCACTTGCAATAAGATGTCAACGTCACGTGAAGATATAAGCTCACCAGCCACGACTTTGTCCCCTCTCTCGTCAATCATGGAGCTTGTTCCAAATGCAG aTGCAAAGTGGTCTCGTTGGAGTCCTTGGAGCGATTGCAGCAAAACTTGTGGCAACGGAACCCGCTTTCGCAGAAGAACATGTGTTTCAAAAAACCAGCCGCCATTTCAGTCAGCCCCCATTTCCTGTGCAGGAAAACCTCAACAAACAGGCAACTGTTCCCAGTGGAAATGTCCAG ATTGCAGAAAAATTTGCTTAAAAGGAACCCTGAATTCCGCTTGTGATGCCTGTGTGTGTGATGACCATAAACTCACTGGCCGCGTTCAAACTTCGAATAACGCGCCAATTGCAGGAGCCAAAGTTGCCTTGTCAGAGACACCGTACAAAGCTCTGGCGAGAACAGATGACAAAGGCTTTTTCACAGCGCTCAATGTTTGCGCGGATGCAAACCAAGAACTTCTCATTAGTGCCGCTGGTTTTGTTCCAATGAAATTGTTGGCAACTGTATCCACCTCAACTACAGCAAATGTACTCGCAAAACTCCACAAATCAG TACCCCCGACTGTAACTGTCCATCCACAGAGCAAGATGCGATTTGCTGGCGACGCCTTAATTTTTTGTTGTGACGGAGTAGGAAATCCCTCACCCGAAATCGAGTG GTTTAAGGACAACAACATTATTGATAAATCCGTCTATGGTTACGACAAGAACCTTGAGCTTAGTAACGTGACTGGTCTAGAGGGAAAATACCAATGCCGAGTGGTGAACGACTATGGATCAGAATTTTCTGACATTGCTGATTTGAGAGTTTTCA GTCAACGAGACCCAGACTCCTGCAACCCTACTCCCAGTAGTAAAAATGCAACACTTCCGAGCGGTTGTTATGCAAATGGAACAACGAGCAACGTCATCGATGTCGGCCAGTGCCAACCTGCCCCGTGCATTGGAAGTCACTTTGCTTTTTCAAATAAGACATGTCAAGATGAGAACTTTTGCTGCTCGGTTAAAGAAGTAAGCGACGTCACCGTAAGCTGTGGAAGCTCTCTCACATTTACAGTTTCCAAAGTATCTCGTTGTGGTTgtcaaaaatgtcaaaaacccAGATCACAAATTAATGGATTGGTAGTCGGTCGAAAGGGAGATACAGAAAAACCTATTATATACAGCAACTTAAGGCTTCCCTTTGAAGGCTTTTCATACAGAACAAATCAACAgggctttttctcttttcaagtGCCTActggaaaaaaaagattgtCTGTGGTATTCAGTGACTCTTTTCGCAAAGAATATGCAGATGTGACAAAGGTTTTTCATGTCGAAGAAGGTAAGACCTTGTTTTCTAAAATTGTTCTCAAACCAAAGCCTTCCCCCAAACCGTTCAACTCCTCTCAACAATTCAAAGTTCAGCTTGGTAAAAGTGAAAACGACACGGGGTTCGCCGAGATGGTAATTCCAGAAGATTCTTTGTTGAGGGATGATGGCACCGTTTTTTCTGGTCAAGCCAACTTAAGAATGGACGTCGTGAATACCCGAAGTTTGTCTGATATGGTAGCAGCCCCTGCAGATTTCACCGCAGTTGACGAGGATGGCGAGGAACAAATGTTGGCTAGCTACGGAATGCTTAGTTTAGACTTCGAAGACGACCGAGGTGAGAAGCTTTCTCCATTTAAGCCAATCAAACTGTATCTCGACCCTGAAAAGCTGAACATATCCGTTGATAGTAATGGAAATACCACAACAAAACTTTGGTGGCTGGATTCCACAACAGGCCGATGGATCGAAGGATCTAATTTGCGAGGTGTCCTGAAAACCTCTGGCAGAGGCAAACGAGCCGTTACACATTTCATACTCGAAACTGAAATTGCTGCAGATATCTCGAGGCAAGGAACGTTTAACGTTGACGTTGTGGAAAATTTCGGTGCGGTTGGAATAAGAGCTCCAGTGGGATCATCTATTAGAATACTGTGTGAAGAACCGAACTCAAGCCCTACAAGGTATACGGGATATTTCGAAGAAACTGTAGGTGTTGAACGCACCATCTGTATAACCGTGTGGATTGACAGACGGTGTTATATACAGGGAGAAAGTAGCGACTCAGGATTTTTGGTACCTTCAACTCCGGATGCTTTCCCTGCATCTGTTTCAGCGGAAGTCATTTCAAACCGAGACCTTCAAGGTTCAGCAACTCGCAGTGTGTCATCGTTTAGATTTGTAGTCAAGACGTCAGGTAATGGTCCAGTATTTCCTCGTCATAGCGCCGGTCTCGGAAGATGCAGAAATGAAGCCGGAGTCCGACGTTTTGAATTCGAAAACCCCACATCCACTAGTCTTGACCTAGTCTCAACTGGTCGCATCGATGACATTGCACAAACCCTTAACTGGTATCCTCAAGGCTATGCTTGTTTCATCAAAATACTGGTAAGAGGAACAAGCACTTCCATATTCCTCGTCAGAAGCTACGGTCCAAATAAATCGCGCCACTACGGAGACTCAGCTGTAAGCGCCCAGAGAGTATCTAGTGGTAATAATGCCTTTGTAGCCTGTGCTGAGATTCGATGTCCAGGAAACGTATTCTATCCAACTACAGGAAGTTTCGTTAGTGAATGGACTCACGTCCATGTTACTCATTTGACAGGAAATTGTGACTTTCAGAGAAACTATCTGACGCGCCAACAGAACCTTGATGGCAATAACACCCCATGTCCTTCTCGCTCTAAACGGCATTCACCAGGATCTGAAACGTTGCTCTGTGTTCCCCTGCCCGACGGAAACTTCGATATCGATTATGTATACACTGCTGACAAAAACGTTCCTATAGTTGGTAAGAATAGGTGCTTGAACGGGAACAACGGTTGGCAGCAAGGGCAACGTGTAGTAATCAGTGAAAACAGACCTACTGTTGAGTTTTCTTGCAG CTGA
- the LOC136922011 gene encoding cartilage intermediate layer protein 2-like isoform X3, whose amino-acid sequence MDSKQASSNSVHEMVTLGTSTEALIYAATSETEQPPADPDLVPVKFTVISSRKRTVLLATLIIVVVIATIFVGIFLSQHINNKDKDESQHNVKLSLSVTLTSSLNNQTQQAASSSTLSSSNDLRAISACSTCNKMSPGDISTPATTLSSLSSIMQLVPNTENYVKITPSVKMTSTLRSQTLQKASTSTLTSSIETRTIISTCSTCNKMSTSREDISSPATTLSPLSSIMELVPNADAKWSRWSPWSDCSKTCGNGTRFRRRTCVSKNQPPFQSAPISCAGKPQQTGNCSQWKCPDCRKICLKGTLNSACDACVCDDHKLTGRVQTSNNAPIAGAKVALSETPYKALARTDDKGFFTALNVCADANQELLISAAGFVPMKLLATVSTSTTANVLAKLHKSVPPTVTVHPQSKMRFAGDALIFCCDGVGNPSPEIEWFKDNNIIDKSVYGYDKNLELSNVTGLEGKYQCRVVNDYGSEFSDIADLRVFSQRDPDSCNPTPSSKNATLPSGCYANGTTSNVIDVGQCQPAPCIGSHFAFSNKTCQDENFCCSVKEVSDVTVSCGSSLTFTVSKVSRCGCQKCQKPRSQINGLVVGRKGDTEKPIIYSNLRLPFEGFSYRTNQQGFFSFQVPTGKKRLSVVFSDSFRKEYADVTKVFHVEEGKTLFSKIVLKPKPSPKPFNSSQQFKVQLGKSENDTGFAEMVIPEDSLLRDDGTVFSGQANLRMDVVNTRSLSDMVAAPADFTAVDEDGEEQMLASYGMLSLDFEDDRGEKLSPFKPIKLYLDPEKLNISVDSNGNTTTKLWWLDSTTGRWIEGSNLRGVLKTSGRGKRAVTHFILETEIAADISRQGTFNVDVVENFGAVGIRAPVGSSIRILCEEPNSSPTRYTGYFEETVGVERTICITVWIDRRCYIQGESSDSGFLVPSTPDAFPASVSAEVISNRDLQGSATRSVSSFRFVVKTSGNGPVFPRHSAGLGRCRNEAGVRRFEFENPTSTSLDLVSTGRIDDIAQTLNWYPQGYACFIKILVRGTSTSIFLVRSYGPNKSRHYGDSAVSAQRVSSGNNAFVACAEIRCPGNVFYPTTGSFVSEWTHVHVTHLTGNCDFQRNYLTRQQNLDGNNTPCPSRSKRHSPGSETLLCVPLPDGNFDIDYVYTADKNVPIVGKNRCLNGNNGWQQGQRVVISENRPTVEFSCS is encoded by the exons ATGGACTCAAAACAAGCGTCGAGTAACTCCGTCCATGAAATGGTTACTTTAGGAACTAGTACGGAGGCTCTGATTTATGCAGCAACATCCGAAACGGAGCAACCGCCTGCTGATCCAGATCTTGTGCCAGTGAAATTCACTGTGATATCAAGTCGAAAGAGGACAGTCCTTTTGGCCACATTGATAATTGTCGTCGTAATTGCTACAATTTTTGTCGGGATTTTTCTTTCACAACACATCAATAACAAAGATAAGGATGAGAGCCAAC ATAACGTGAAGCTAAGTCTTTCTGTAACGTTGACCTCCAGTTTGAATAATCAGACTCAGCAGGCAGCTTCCTCGTCCACTTTGTCATCTTCGAATGATCTACGAGCAATTTCGGCCTGTAGCACTTGTAATAAGATGTCTCCTGGAGATATTAGCACACCAGCAACGACATTGTCCTCTCTCTCGTCAATCATGCAGCTTGTTCCAAACACAG AAAATTACGTGAAGATAACTCCTTCCGTAAAGATGACCTCCACTTTGAGAAGCCAAACTCTACAGAAAGCTTCCACATCTACATTGACATCTTCAATTGAGACACGAACTATTATCTCAACCTGCAGCACTTGCAATAAGATGTCAACGTCACGTGAAGATATAAGCTCACCAGCCACGACTTTGTCCCCTCTCTCGTCAATCATGGAGCTTGTTCCAAATGCAG aTGCAAAGTGGTCTCGTTGGAGTCCTTGGAGCGATTGCAGCAAAACTTGTGGCAACGGAACCCGCTTTCGCAGAAGAACATGTGTTTCAAAAAACCAGCCGCCATTTCAGTCAGCCCCCATTTCCTGTGCAGGAAAACCTCAACAAACAGGCAACTGTTCCCAGTGGAAATGTCCAG ATTGCAGAAAAATTTGCTTAAAAGGAACCCTGAATTCCGCTTGTGATGCCTGTGTGTGTGATGACCATAAACTCACTGGCCGCGTTCAAACTTCGAATAACGCGCCAATTGCAGGAGCCAAAGTTGCCTTGTCAGAGACACCGTACAAAGCTCTGGCGAGAACAGATGACAAAGGCTTTTTCACAGCGCTCAATGTTTGCGCGGATGCAAACCAAGAACTTCTCATTAGTGCCGCTGGTTTTGTTCCAATGAAATTGTTGGCAACTGTATCCACCTCAACTACAGCAAATGTACTCGCAAAACTCCACAAATCAG TACCCCCGACTGTAACTGTCCATCCACAGAGCAAGATGCGATTTGCTGGCGACGCCTTAATTTTTTGTTGTGACGGAGTAGGAAATCCCTCACCCGAAATCGAGTG GTTTAAGGACAACAACATTATTGATAAATCCGTCTATGGTTACGACAAGAACCTTGAGCTTAGTAACGTGACTGGTCTAGAGGGAAAATACCAATGCCGAGTGGTGAACGACTATGGATCAGAATTTTCTGACATTGCTGATTTGAGAGTTTTCA GTCAACGAGACCCAGACTCCTGCAACCCTACTCCCAGTAGTAAAAATGCAACACTTCCGAGCGGTTGTTATGCAAATGGAACAACGAGCAACGTCATCGATGTCGGCCAGTGCCAACCTGCCCCGTGCATTGGAAGTCACTTTGCTTTTTCAAATAAGACATGTCAAGATGAGAACTTTTGCTGCTCGGTTAAAGAAGTAAGCGACGTCACCGTAAGCTGTGGAAGCTCTCTCACATTTACAGTTTCCAAAGTATCTCGTTGTGGTTgtcaaaaatgtcaaaaacccAGATCACAAATTAATGGATTGGTAGTCGGTCGAAAGGGAGATACAGAAAAACCTATTATATACAGCAACTTAAGGCTTCCCTTTGAAGGCTTTTCATACAGAACAAATCAACAgggctttttctcttttcaagtGCCTActggaaaaaaaagattgtCTGTGGTATTCAGTGACTCTTTTCGCAAAGAATATGCAGATGTGACAAAGGTTTTTCATGTCGAAGAAGGTAAGACCTTGTTTTCTAAAATTGTTCTCAAACCAAAGCCTTCCCCCAAACCGTTCAACTCCTCTCAACAATTCAAAGTTCAGCTTGGTAAAAGTGAAAACGACACGGGGTTCGCCGAGATGGTAATTCCAGAAGATTCTTTGTTGAGGGATGATGGCACCGTTTTTTCTGGTCAAGCCAACTTAAGAATGGACGTCGTGAATACCCGAAGTTTGTCTGATATGGTAGCAGCCCCTGCAGATTTCACCGCAGTTGACGAGGATGGCGAGGAACAAATGTTGGCTAGCTACGGAATGCTTAGTTTAGACTTCGAAGACGACCGAGGTGAGAAGCTTTCTCCATTTAAGCCAATCAAACTGTATCTCGACCCTGAAAAGCTGAACATATCCGTTGATAGTAATGGAAATACCACAACAAAACTTTGGTGGCTGGATTCCACAACAGGCCGATGGATCGAAGGATCTAATTTGCGAGGTGTCCTGAAAACCTCTGGCAGAGGCAAACGAGCCGTTACACATTTCATACTCGAAACTGAAATTGCTGCAGATATCTCGAGGCAAGGAACGTTTAACGTTGACGTTGTGGAAAATTTCGGTGCGGTTGGAATAAGAGCTCCAGTGGGATCATCTATTAGAATACTGTGTGAAGAACCGAACTCAAGCCCTACAAGGTATACGGGATATTTCGAAGAAACTGTAGGTGTTGAACGCACCATCTGTATAACCGTGTGGATTGACAGACGGTGTTATATACAGGGAGAAAGTAGCGACTCAGGATTTTTGGTACCTTCAACTCCGGATGCTTTCCCTGCATCTGTTTCAGCGGAAGTCATTTCAAACCGAGACCTTCAAGGTTCAGCAACTCGCAGTGTGTCATCGTTTAGATTTGTAGTCAAGACGTCAGGTAATGGTCCAGTATTTCCTCGTCATAGCGCCGGTCTCGGAAGATGCAGAAATGAAGCCGGAGTCCGACGTTTTGAATTCGAAAACCCCACATCCACTAGTCTTGACCTAGTCTCAACTGGTCGCATCGATGACATTGCACAAACCCTTAACTGGTATCCTCAAGGCTATGCTTGTTTCATCAAAATACTGGTAAGAGGAACAAGCACTTCCATATTCCTCGTCAGAAGCTACGGTCCAAATAAATCGCGCCACTACGGAGACTCAGCTGTAAGCGCCCAGAGAGTATCTAGTGGTAATAATGCCTTTGTAGCCTGTGCTGAGATTCGATGTCCAGGAAACGTATTCTATCCAACTACAGGAAGTTTCGTTAGTGAATGGACTCACGTCCATGTTACTCATTTGACAGGAAATTGTGACTTTCAGAGAAACTATCTGACGCGCCAACAGAACCTTGATGGCAATAACACCCCATGTCCTTCTCGCTCTAAACGGCATTCACCAGGATCTGAAACGTTGCTCTGTGTTCCCCTGCCCGACGGAAACTTCGATATCGATTATGTATACACTGCTGACAAAAACGTTCCTATAGTTGGTAAGAATAGGTGCTTGAACGGGAACAACGGTTGGCAGCAAGGGCAACGTGTAGTAATCAGTGAAAACAGACCTACTGTTGAGTTTTCTTGCAG CTGA